A single genomic interval of Demequina sp. NBRC 110054 harbors:
- a CDS encoding hypothetical protein (membrane component of a putative sugar ABC transporter system), whose amino-acid sequence MTATIERPALTQEKPSMLKTFLSRNGSMMPTFAAILILILLFVGAEAFLRGDFITPRNISALLLDNAYLLVLAVGMTFVILTGGIDLSVGSVMAFTGILGARMLAEGSPVMVAVPAMLLGGAAIGLLIGILVQYFGVQPFIASLAGLFLGRGLAYIVSLSSIKVEEPAILWLQSTRMSVAGWYITPTGIIALTTVAIAAFVLHLTRFGRTIYAVGGNEQSARLMGLKVGRVKIAAYTISGLCAGLAGLILTAYSGAGYPRNGIGTELDAIAAVVIGGTLLTGGRGYVLGSMVGVFVYGTIKTIISFMGAEQSWMQIIVGALLLLFIVIQRAIVARSDGRR is encoded by the coding sequence ATGACCGCGACCATCGAACGCCCTGCGCTGACCCAGGAGAAGCCGTCGATGCTCAAGACCTTCCTCAGCCGCAACGGCAGCATGATGCCGACCTTCGCGGCGATCCTCATCCTGATCCTGCTGTTCGTGGGCGCCGAGGCGTTCCTGCGGGGCGACTTCATCACCCCGCGCAACATCTCGGCGCTCCTCCTCGACAACGCGTACCTGCTGGTGCTCGCTGTCGGCATGACGTTCGTCATCCTCACCGGAGGGATCGACCTGTCCGTCGGCTCGGTGATGGCTTTCACCGGCATCCTCGGCGCGAGGATGCTCGCCGAAGGTTCGCCCGTGATGGTCGCGGTGCCCGCGATGCTGCTCGGCGGCGCCGCGATCGGCCTGCTGATCGGCATCCTCGTCCAGTACTTCGGGGTGCAGCCGTTCATCGCGTCGCTCGCGGGGCTGTTCCTCGGCCGCGGCCTCGCGTACATCGTGAGCCTGTCGTCGATCAAGGTCGAGGAGCCCGCGATCCTGTGGCTCCAGTCGACCAGGATGAGCGTCGCCGGCTGGTACATCACCCCGACGGGGATCATCGCGCTCACGACGGTCGCGATCGCGGCGTTCGTGCTGCACCTCACGCGCTTCGGCCGCACGATCTACGCGGTCGGAGGCAACGAGCAGTCCGCGCGCCTCATGGGCCTCAAGGTCGGGCGGGTGAAGATCGCGGCCTACACGATCTCGGGGCTGTGCGCCGGGCTCGCGGGCCTGATCCTCACCGCCTACTCGGGCGCGGGCTACCCCCGCAACGGCATCGGCACGGAGCTGGACGCCATTGCGGCGGTCGTCATCGGCGGCACGCTACTCACCGGCGGCAGGGGCTACGTGCTCGGGTCGATGGTCGGCGTGTTCGTGTACGGCACCATCAAGACGATCATCTCCTTCATGGGCGCCGAGCAGTCCTGGATGCAGATCATCGTCGGCGCGCTGCTGCTGCTGTTCATCGTCATCCAGCGCGCGATCGTCGCCCGCTCGGACGGCCGACGATAG